The region aaatcataattaatttatattcATCTATGATGTATATAACTCACTTATTATTTCTTGTTTGTCATTTTTCATAATATAATCTAATGGTATTCTATATATTTCTATTACTCACCAACACCTAGCAATACTCAATTGTTAAGTATATCATCATCAAATTTTAATTgggaaaaataaataagaaataagACTCCAAGTTCCtagaaatatatattaatttacaaCTCTTAAAAATTAGGTACACTATGATCATAACATGAGGTTTTTCCTAACAAATTAAGAAGCTGTTTAACCGGTTGTTATGTCTCAGTaatattgattttaattttaatttctttatttaattttttaaaaaagaaaagtgTTAGAACAGAGGACAGTTGGGAATGCTCATTAAATGAAAATTAACACTATAATTGAAAGCTCAATGGGTCCGTTTTGAACTCCTTGGCTGGCCTAAATTAAGTGAACAATTGTTAAGTAGCCTCCTAAACAGCTTCAATCTACTTCTTCAATCTTAGCTATATATATACCACAAATCCCATTGAGTTATCAAAtcacttatatatataatatatatagttGTATTATATATACTATCATAAGAGAGTTCACCACTCATTCCAAATGAaaatctcttcttctcttttccaaTGGGTATTTCTGTGCTTATGTGCTGTGAGTTTCTGTCAAGCTTCTTCAGGTATGTAATAATCAATATTGTATCATACAGCAAACTTTTTCTTTTTAACTTATTTAGAAGAGAAAAcaagaatttatatatatatatatatacatatttgttagataaaaaatataattcaatgttcattattttaatatatatcacaaaatatataaattagCTTGCATCAAAAAAATTGTTACATTTTAATTTCTCATTTCACAAGGCCAATGCTgagaaaaacatagtttaatatgAATGAATAGAATATTTGATAGTTTAGGAACAAAAGATTCACAGTTACCCAAATAATGTTAAAAACATTCTAATTTAATATCatgtattaaaaatattatagactactctttttatttttctagactatatattcatataaatccccaattgtatttttttttcgtGTGTTATGCAGAGGCTCCAGGTATTAAAGATGAAGATACATTTTTTCCATTACCAAAGAAACCATCTTTTAAGAAACACCATGGGTTTTTTCATCACCCCATTCCAGGGTTTGAAAAGCCTCTTTCTCCACCAACTCCCATTTATAAGCCAGAACCAAAGCCAGAGTCGAAGTCAAAGCCGAAATCAGAGaccaagccaaagccaaagtCACATCCAAAACCAGAGACCAAGCCAAAGCCAGAGCCTAAACCAGAGCCAAAACCAAAATGCGAGCCCAAACCAGAGACCAAGTCAGAACCAAAGCCAAAAGAAGAGTCAAAGCCAAAGTCGAAGCCAAAATCCGAGCCCAAAACAGAGACAAAGttaaaaccaaaaccaaaagaAGAATCAAAGCCAAAGCCAAAAATAGAGACAAAACCAAAACCTGAGCCAAAGCCAACAATTCCAATTAATAAGCCATATCCCCATCCTTTATTTAAGAAGCCACCATTTCATCATCCCATTTTTAAGTCCCCACATCCTAATAAGAAGCCATGTCCTCCCTCATCTTCCTAGAATAAGAGTGCGAGAGCTCGAATTTCATTTCCTATGAAATGTTGCAAATAAAGGCTTCTTTTGTTGGTTGAAAAGAAGAATTGTATAAGAAATCAATgaaatgttgtgattattaattaaggTTGATTCAGTGTgtaataatattttgttaatgTATCTTTTGAATTAATGGAAACAAAAATGTGAAATACAATGTATGGTACTTTCTTTTTATAAATAGTCCTCGAAGTGAGTTATACTAAAACATAATCAAATAGGCTTCATTTACACTACAATACAATACACCAATAATGAATATAGATATCTAAATTTTGTTACAGACATATATAACCATATTAATCTGTGCATCCTAAAATTTAGCACAAGTCTTTTATTTAGCTCATGTACAGCCGGCGAGTAAAGGATTGTAATAGATGATCCattgttaggaaaaaatatatttgcctcaatagaaaaggtaagataatattacaactttatgcaatatattacaaataaataatgattgactaaaaggagtgttacaactctataactgaagaTACAcacaaacaaagaaaaaaagaggaagaaagagaagaagaaaatggtgaaagatacaacttctaaacaaaagattacaagtgaAGGAAAGGTGttggaaacaaaagaaaagaagattataactctaaacaaaagttacaagtaaatagaaaatgaaaataagaagaaaagaaatagagaaaaagcaagaacaaaacaatagtaaactctcacttacacaacataagtgaagagggttgggatcaccaacttgaacaatgtttaaaatctttgtccaaaagcttattaccccctaactcaagcactaagtgatctctcatagatttttggaaatgctttctggaataatcaagcctcaaggtgtattttccaaccaagtgctttgtggatgaaaaaaattgtgtgtcttaaaagtgagcattaggctcctatttatagagtttgagatacccctttgaatttcaaattccaccaacccccatggctgttaccaatgtttaattagatatttatggaattaaaatagagattttggagttatttgggatgttagaaccgttcaatttggaaaaaaactgaaaaatcacaTAGGTTGTTAGTCTCACTGGCTGCAACCAGAAtcatcagtggccacggccactggccTTTGTCCCCCACGCCGcggccagggaaagacagtggccgcggccacagccttttttcagccaaaaatgtgatttttccaaaacgtcccaaatcctttcccacacgattttgtaacctccaaacacctattggaagttaaaaacatgtctccaacagtcatatatcatcatgactttgtgaaatccaatctcaaatgtgtaacatataatatacacattattgggtaatatttgggagttacaaatttgtaaactgattttgtaactccaaaatatgtcacatttgggcacacacatgtgtccaattttatgactctcaataatatgttacaaagtgtgacaaatcacattttgtcacattatttaatctaatactatattatatgaaataatataacatccaTAAGTCCATATTTTCTCCACAAAGGCAGCACAGTTCTCCAGGTCAACAACACGAGCTGGGGAATGCAAAATAATAAGCATGAGCTTGTAGTATTTGTATGGCATAGCATCCGTGACACGAGCTCACGATGCATTCAGCTCGGGGTACGCTAGAGACCTAACGTATCCTTGGATCCTTAGAAACCCGGTTAtgttatatagacgtgcatggtcagacatgGCATGTCCGTGGATCCCTAAAAtcccggacacgtaatataatcgtgcatggtcaGGCGTGGCATGTCCGATTATCCCTGAGGATCcaagatcagttttacctaatgattagaccataccttaggataaattgtaatatttataattagtgtggtATAGGTCACACTGGGGATTAAGTCACGTGATGCCCCCAAGGCCTATtcaaggattttctctataaatactaagatcttGGATAGGGAAGGAGGGTTCTTGTTTTCTGTAATGCAAAAAttctgtcaaaatttagagagaaaaatagcaataatatagactaggtggattttaactaccgaaccacgtaaaaaagatgAGTGTTCTTGAAGAGTTATTTTCTAGTGCTCTtgagtatcattttcttattgcggtttaccattaagcactaatccattccaactattttcataattcattgttggcaaaaaaccacgTCAACGTAATCTAACTAGGATTTGAGTGTGGACTATAAAAAGAATACCATCTCTACAAAATAGCAAAACTACACTAGACTCAATTAATAagaaaaatattctaattaaaatACTAATACTCACTTGAATTTATAAGCACTATACATTTTTCCTCACAAAGAACAAGTTCCAAAATCGAGTCTCTTCTCCTTTAATGTCAAAAAAACTTATCAGAAAGCATACAATAAGGAAACTCAGTGCTCGTCCAATAATTTTCTAAAAACCAATATAGACCCAAAATGGTATATAATATGTGCTTCAAATTATGAATAAATTAAAGGTCTATGAATATGAATTTATTTGCCCCAAAAATATCACGACCAACCCATTATTATTCCTCACAGCTATACATATGTATGTAGGCCTGCCATTTATAACTTGATGTGGCTGAGATACTTCGTTCTTTTCTTGGTTTTGTTTTAGTTTATGGTCATATGGAGGtaaatatattatcatattaaatcATCCAAATCAATGTCGTTTCGTGTGTGATTGTCGTTTCTACGTCGTATGTGGTCTGTCTATTATGTTGTCGTTGCCATATTATTAGTCAAAGAATTTGGATTCCACTGTTAACTGTTAATATCGTAAATACAAGTCTCTtccatttcaaaaataaaaaataaaaaaaattacaagagTCTCTCCTAACGAGCTGATTTAATTTATATTTGTCCATAAGAgtaataatatgtatatgtatgcaCTTAAAATATGCACTTAAATATTACATACAGTTACGTTGTAATTTTTATCCACTAATTACATTTATCTAAAATTGAATCCACTGTTCTAAAAGACAATGTTATATCACTATGTATAATGTATGAGTGCATATTTTAGGTGAACATATATCATTACTCTTTCCGTAATTAATGTATATACTATAGATCAAGTTTAAGTATACAACAATGATTAAAACACACTCAAATCACCACCAACCAAGTGGCCTAGTGGTAAAGTTGCATGCCTGATGTTCTAGAGGTTGGAGGTTCGAATCTGGGTGACTCCCTCTGGCAGTGTGGAGCGACAGTCCAAGGAGTCTTAAATGTGAGCATTTTGTGTGCTAGCCCAACTACCCTTGTCCTCTAGCTTAGGATCCATTTAGCACTAGTTGGTTGATGCGACTTAGGTGATGAACCCCATTGTAGGTGGAGGCTACCCGCTGAGTAGAGTCTTGGCGAACATTCCTTGGCGAGGTTGGAACTCTCATGGTAATGCCCATAAAGGGGAGCCACACTAGTAGGCCCCCTCCTCCCCTTTTcagcagcaaaaaaaaaaaaaaaaactcaaattacTCACAATGATATGTTAGTATCTCTAGTCAAATAATTGAAAATGATG is a window of Humulus lupulus chromosome 4, drHumLupu1.1, whole genome shotgun sequence DNA encoding:
- the LOC133828813 gene encoding uncharacterized protein LOC133828813, producing the protein MKISSSLFQWVFLCLCAVSFCQASSEAPGIKDEDTFFPLPKKPSFKKHHGFFHHPIPGFEKPLSPPTPIYKPEPKPESKSKPKSETKPKPKSHPKPETKPKPEPKPEPKPKCEPKPETKSEPKPKEESKPKSKPKSEPKTETKLKPKPKEESKPKPKIETKPKPEPKPTIPINKPYPHPLFKKPPFHHPIFKSPHPNKKPCPPSSS